From Salvia splendens isolate huo1 chromosome 3, SspV2, whole genome shotgun sequence, a single genomic window includes:
- the LOC121795982 gene encoding uncharacterized protein LOC121795982, whose amino-acid sequence MACHAVQMWSLSCLVAAFLDLTIAYLLLCASSAAYIASKFLGFFGLNLPCPCDGMFINVHSRSLCFNRLLIDFPIQKLSDVHLSVRQKFPFSNSVSPKKYDASVSGDKGGFGIIELEGNASCSSSISDSRRSAYVARREISSRTGKIDMKGKGVLSYRPKIQLRSRKGAGGHGRSSSLLSYDSASNEEVLDSQHRLYINKIKRGSWCSGLGSLLTDNAGNHKPEYNKAPRKMKGRLRTLSRDEIYLSSDEDKNMKENVLSGEERQYDQLEVQSCGGYEKNKIRVLEQALERERVARASLYIELEKERGASGSAADEAMAMIFRLQEEKASIEMEARQYQRIIEEKSAYDDEEMDIIQEILMRREKEKLFLEKEVETYREMIFRGNEQSTGDCSDGDEATQMFSPRNDPSDDPVLFQDQLAASSDEKVKMKNKGVHDVLASQFKCKPTSGMESPFQPYDEQSCFESLNDSNEYSDASVHCSFGTMDLQEEVKSPGKNIQLTPTAIPCHTKGLEMMQKLNQGHKLAHKVIKICYETEKSDLNYNPTLKQQEKDAPLGYCSSTDPTLGKIPHDVIGDGINLRSEATEDKGEQLTASSSSKVREIDCVQSGAAPERKNESSVKKSNLELPSCLPPISRRSSQSLRRSSMSSLDTEMLKINSEIVQLQERLKRVHEGKEKLNFSFENRETKSLQLKLLEDIAQQIQEICRLTQPQKAARQASLPLPDSKGLSKRRRSRSVSSGFRRSSEG is encoded by the exons ATGGCGTGCCACGCTGTGCAAATGTGGAGCTTGAGTTGTTTGGTGGCTGCTTTTCTTGATCTTACAATTGCATACTTGTTGCTTTGCGCATCCTCTGCTGCTTACATTGCCTCGAAATTCCTGGGCTTTTTTGGGTTGAATTTGCCATGCCCTTGTGATGGAATGTTTATCAATGTTCATAGTAGAAGTTTGTGCTTTAACAGGTTGTTAATTGATTTTCCTATTCAGAAATTGTCAGATGTTCATCTCTCTGTTAGGCAGAAATTCCCATTTAGTAATTCCGTATCTCCCAAAAAGTATGATGCTAGTGTTTCTGGAGATAAAGGTGGTTTTGGGATTATTGAGCTAGAAGGAAATGCATCTTGTAGCTCTTCTATATCAGATTCTAGAAGGTCTGCATATGTGGCTCGGAGGGAAAttagttcaaggactgggaagATTGATATGAAGGGGAAAGGGGTTTTGAGTTATAGGCCAAAGATTCAATTACGCAGCAGGAAAGGGGCTGGTGGTCATGGGAGGAGTTCATCTCTTTTGAGTTATGATTCTGCTTCTAATGAGGAGGTCTTAGATTCACAACATCGCCTTTATATTAACAAAATTAAGAGGGGCAGCTGGTGCTCGGGACTTGGCTCGCTGCTGACTGATAATGCTGGAAATCATAAACCTGAAT ATAATAAAGCTCCCAGGAAGATGAAAGGGAGGCTTAGGACTCTCAGCAGAGACGAAATATATCTGTCTTCTGATGAAGACAAGAACATGAAGGAAAATGTGCTATCTGGCGAAGAGCGACAATATGATCAGCTAGAGGTTCAAAGTTGTGGTGGATATGAGAAAAACAAAATCAGGGTCTTAGAACAAGCACTTGAAAGAGAACGTGTTGCTCGGGCTTCCCTTTACATTGAGCTTGAAAAGGAGAGAGGAGCTTCTGGTAGTGCTGCCGACGAGGCTATGGCTATGATTTTTCGTTTGCAGGAGGAGAAGGCATCTATTGAAATGGAAGCTCGGCAGTATCAGAGGAtaatagaagaaaagtccgcTTACGATGATGAGGAAATGGACATTATCCAAGAAATTCTTATGAGAAGGGAaaaggagaaactctttctAGAAAAGGAAGTTGAAACATATAGAGAAATGATTTTTCGAGGGAATGAACAATCAACTGGTGATTGTTCAGATGGAGATGAGGCTACACAAATGTTTAGTCCTCGAAATGATCCCAGCGATGATCCAGTTTTATTTCAGGACCAGCTTGCTGCATCTTCTGACGAGAaggtaaaaatgaaaaataaaggtGTGCACGATGTTCTTGCGAGTCAGTTCAAATGTAAACCTACCTCTGGTATGGAATCTCCATTTCAACCATACGATGAACAATCTTGCTTTGAAAGCCTTAATGACTCGAATGAATACTCTGATGCATCGGTTCATTGTAGTTTTGGGACAATGGATCTTCAGGAAGAGGTAAAATCTCCTGGCAAAAACATACAATTGACGCCAACAGCCATTCCCTGCCACACAAAAGGACTTGAGATGATGCAAAAGTTGAACCAAGGACATAAACTTGCTCACAAGGTTATTAAAATTTGTTATGAAACCGAGAAAAGTGATCTGAATTACAACCCAACTCTGAAGCAGCAGGAAAAAGATGCACCTCTTGGATACTGCAGTTCAACTGATCCAACACTAGGTAAAATTCCTCACGATGTTATCGGTGACGGCATCAACCTACGCAGCGAGGCAACTGAAGATAAAGGCGAGCAGCTTACAGCCAGTAGTTCTTCAAAAGTACGCGAGATAGACTGTGTTCAATCTGGAGCTGCACCAGAGAGGAAAAATGAGTCTTCTGTGAAGAAAAGTAATCTAGAGTTACCTAGCTGTCTTCCTCCAATTTCCCGAAGAAGTTCTCAGAGCCTGCGACGGAGTTCCATGTCATCCTTGGATACTGAAATGCTAAAAATCAACAGTGAGATCGTTCAACTTCAAGAACGCTTAAAGCGTGTTCATGAAGGAAAAGAGAAACTTAACTTCTCTTTCGAGAACCGAGAAACTAAATCTTTACAGTTGAAACTTTTGGAGGATATAGCACAGCAGATTCAGGAGATTTGCCGCTTAACTCAACCACAAAAGGCAGCAAGACAAGCGTCTCTGCCCCTTCCAGACTCTAAG GGTTTATCAAAGAGGAGAAGAAGCAGGAGCGTATCTTCGGGATTCCGGAGGAGCTCCGAAG GATGA
- the LOC121795983 gene encoding receptor like protein kinase S.2-like has product MHLKSLCFVLPTEFDEPEKAAASGPPTRGCGGLALAHLRRSLQRFLHSKWMPPCHHHDYAEAKRPNPFAAASLFVDAEGVQIQEKVGGENPRIFSYSELYVGSNGFDVAEVLGSGGFGRVYRATLPSDGSVVAVKCLTERGERFEKTFMAELVAVAHLRHRNLVRLRGWCIHDEQLLLVYDYMPNRSLDRVLFKKPEKNGDSAPLSWETRKKIVSGLAAALYYLHEKLETQIIHRDVKASNVMLDSNFNARLGDFGLARWLEHDLSYNPKTPPIVKNRQFRLVESTRIGGTIGYLPPESFQKRNTATAKADVFSFGIVVLELVSGRRAVDLTYPDDQIILLDWIRRLSDEEKLVQAGDSRLRDRSSKLSEMELLLRLGLMCTLHDPQSRPSMKWVVEVLSGNIYGKLPDLPSFQTHPLYISLTSSSNTSNTSMSNTGSRTSSATTTAFYSSDFVTANAETIYMTAESDRSSVKACGGGNGSGKCFPLVETPRVFTYEEIVSATNNFSDTRRVAEVDFGTAYHGFLEGRCHVIVKRLGMKTCPALRMRFANEFKNMGRLRHRNLIQLRGWCTEQGEMLVVYDYSASRLLSHVLFHHDDHNNWQSKLRWRQRYNVIKSLASAVCYLHEEWDEQVIHRNITSSAIILDQDMNPRLGSFALAEFLTRNEHGHHVVIDKKKSVRGIFGYLSPEYVDSGEATTMADVYSFGVVLLEVVTGRMAVDFSQRDVLLVKRVHEFEAQKRPYKDLVDWRLDGEYEDRELVRLVKLGLACTRSDPERRPSMRQIVSILDGHDQWLVQTCPRKEGKEEWRQRNAPSVCLIRRIQALGVQ; this is encoded by the coding sequence ATGCATCTAAAGAGCCTCTGTTTCGTTTTACCTACGGAGTTTGACGAGCCCGAAAAAGCAGCCGCGAGCGGGCCTCCCACTCGCGGCTGCGGCGGCCTCGCTCTCGCCCACCTCCGCCGCTCGCTGCAGCGGTTCCTCCACTCTAAGTGGATGCCCCCCTGCCACCACCACGACTACGCGGAGGCGAAGAGGCCCAACCCCTTCGCCGCCGCGTCGCTGTTCGTGGACGCGGAGGGCGTCCAGATTCAGGAGAAGGTCGGGGGCGAGAACCCCCGGATATTCAGCTACTCCGAGCTCTACGTGGGCAGCAACGGGTTCGACGTGGCCGAGGTCCTCGGCAGTGGAGGCTTCGGCCGCGTCTACCGCGCCACGCTGCCCAGCGACGGCAGCGTGGTGGCGGTCAAGTGCCTGACCGAGCGAGGGGAGCGGTTCGAGAAGACCTTCATGGCCGAGCTGGTGGCCGTGGCGCACCTCCGCCACCGCAACCTCGTGCGCCTCCGCGGCTGGTGCATCCACGACGAGCAGCTGCTCCTCGTCTACGACTACATGCCCAACCGCAGCCTCGACAGAGTACTCTTCAAGAAGCCTGAAAAAAACGGAGACTCCGCTCCCCTCAGTTGGGAAACAAGGAAGAAGATCGTCAGCGGGTTAGCAGCTGCTCTGTATTACCTTCACGAGAAGCTGGAGACGCAGATCATCCACAGAGACGTCAAGGCCAGCAATGTCATGCTCGATTCCAACTTCAACGCCCGCCTAGGCGACTTCGGCCTCGCCCGTTGGCTCGAGCACGACCTCTCCTACAATCCCAAGACGCCGCCAATTGTCAAGAATCGCCAATTTCGTCTAGTTGAATCCACAAGAATTGGTGGCACAATAGGCTACCTCCCTCCAGAGAGCTTCCAGAAGAGAAACACAGCCACAGCAAAGGCTGATGTGTTCAGCTTCGGTATCGTCGTGCTTGAGCTCGTCTCGGGGAGGCGAGCCGTTGATCTAACCTACCCCGACGATCAGATCATCCTCCTCGACTGGATCAGACGCCTCTCCGATGAGGAGAAGCTCGTGCAAGCCGGAGACAGCCGCCTCCGCGATAGATCATCGAAACTCTCTGAAATGGAGCTCTTGCTACGCCTCGGCCTTATGTGCACTCTCCACGACCCGCAGTCAAGGCCAAGTATGAAATGGGTGGTGGAAGTCCTCTCCGGCAACATATACGGCAAGCTTCCCGATCTTCCGTCGTTTCAGACTCATCCGCTCTACATCAGCCTAACCTCTTCGAGCAACACGAGTAACACGAGCATGAGCAACACGGGGTCTAGGACGAGCAGCGCCACCACAACGGCCTTCTACTCATCAGACTTCGTGACAGCTAATGCAGAGACCATATACATGACAGCGGAGTCTGACAGGAGCTCGGTCAAGGCCTGTGGTGGCGGAAACGGAAGTGGTAAATGTTTCCCTCTGGTGGAGACTCCGAGAGTCTTCACCTACGAGGAGATCGTCTCCGCCACTAACAACTTCTCAGACACGAGGAGAGTGGCGGAGGTCGACTTCGGGACCGCGTACCACGGATTCCTGGAGGGGCGGTGCCACGTCATAGTGAAGAGGCTGGGGATGAAGACGTGCCCTGCATTGCGGATGAGGTTCGCTAACGAGTTCAAGAACATGGGAAGGCTCCGCCACCGCAACCTCATCCAGCTCCGCGGCTGGTGCACCGAGCAAGGCGAGATGCTCGTCGTCTACGACTACTCAGCCAGCCGCCTCCTCAGCCACGTCCTCTTCCACCACGATGATCACAACAACTGGCAGTCGAAGCTGCGATGGAGACAGAGATACAATGTGATCAAATCGCTTGCTTCCGCTGTTTGCTACCTCCATGAGGAATGGGATGAGCAGGTGATCCACAGGAACATCACTTCCTCTGCTATAATCCTGGACCAAGACATGAACCCGAGGCTCGGGTCGTTCGCTCTGGCCGAGTTCTTGACGAGAAACGAGCACGGACATCATGTAGTCATCGATAAGAAAAAGTCGGTTAGAGGCATTTTCGGTTACTTGTCACCGGAATATGTGGATTCGGGCGAGGCAACGACGATGGCTGATGTGTACAGCTTCGGGGTGGTGCTGCTGGAGGTCGTGACAGGACGTATGGCGGTCGATTTCAGTCAGCGTGATGTGTTGTTAGTTAAACGAGTACATGAGTTTGAGGCACAGAAAAGGCCATACAAGGACTTGGTTGATTGGAGGCTGGATGGAGAATATGAGGATAGGGAATTGGTGAGGTTGGTGAAATTAGGGCTGGCGTGCACACGGTCGGATCCGGAGAGGCGGCCGAGCATGAGGCAGATAGTGAGTATACTTGATGGTCATGATCAGTGGCTGGTGCAGACATGCCCGAGGAAGGAAGGGAAGGAAGAATGGAGACAGAGAAACGCCCCTTCGGTGTGTCTGATTCGAAGAATTCAAGCTCTTGGAGTGCAATga